In a genomic window of Streptococcus oralis subsp. tigurinus:
- a CDS encoding AzlC family ABC transporter permease: MKEKGFWEGVHAAMPTALGYVSIGLACGIIGAPYVTPVEMGLMSLFVYAGSAQFAMLALIAVQAPVAAIAMTVFLINLRLFLLSLHASTYFRHTSLWQNIGMSSLLTDETYGVLMGELAHTDKVHPMWMHGNNLNSYVAWFIGTVAGTALGGLLPNPEVFGLDFALVGMFIGIFTSQFQIMQRRVPVRNLLLILAVVAVSFFLLLTVVSQSLAVLFATLLGCTMGVVLDGQ; the protein is encoded by the coding sequence GCGGCCATGCCGACTGCCCTCGGCTATGTTAGTATCGGTCTGGCTTGTGGGATTATCGGTGCGCCCTATGTGACACCTGTTGAGATGGGCTTGATGAGCCTCTTTGTTTATGCCGGGAGCGCCCAGTTTGCCATGTTGGCACTGATTGCGGTACAAGCGCCTGTGGCAGCTATTGCTATGACGGTCTTTTTGATCAACTTGCGACTCTTTTTGCTGAGCTTGCATGCATCGACCTATTTCCGTCATACTAGTCTCTGGCAAAATATCGGCATGTCTAGTCTCCTGACAGATGAGACCTATGGCGTTTTGATGGGAGAATTAGCCCATACAGATAAAGTCCATCCTATGTGGATGCACGGGAACAATCTCAATAGTTATGTAGCCTGGTTTATTGGGACAGTGGCGGGGACGGCTTTAGGTGGCCTTCTTCCAAATCCTGAAGTCTTTGGCTTGGACTTTGCCCTTGTTGGGATGTTTATCGGGATTTTTACTTCACAATTTCAGATTATGCAAAGACGGGTTCCTGTACGGAATCTGCTACTAATCCTAGCCGTTGTTGCGGTGTCCTTCTTTTTGCTCTTGACAGTAGTGTCTCAGTCGCTAGCTGTTTTGTTTGCGACCTTGCTAGGTTGTACCATGGGGGTGGTCTTAGATGGTCAGTAA
- a CDS encoding AzlD domain-containing protein yields the protein MVSKYLLLAVIFSGLVTWIPRMIPFILVKYKGLPAIVERFLKFLPVSIIFALILSSVVTGKVGSLPQIKWLDFLAVFPTAWVAFRYRNLVGTVLFGVVLIAVLRLVF from the coding sequence ATGGTCAGTAAATATCTTTTGTTAGCCGTTATCTTTTCAGGCCTAGTGACTTGGATTCCCCGTATGATTCCCTTCATCTTGGTTAAGTACAAGGGCTTGCCAGCTATCGTCGAGCGGTTTTTGAAGTTTTTGCCTGTTTCCATTATCTTTGCCTTGATCCTTTCAAGCGTAGTGACTGGCAAAGTTGGCAGTCTCCCTCAAATCAAATGGCTGGACTTTTTAGCAGTCTTTCCAACGGCTTGGGTAGCCTTTCGCTACCGCAATCTAGTAGGTACGGTTCTTTTTGGGGTAGTCTTGATTGCAGTCTTGCGTCTGGTCTTTTAA
- a CDS encoding amino acid ABC transporter substrate-binding protein, with protein sequence MKKIVKYSSLAALGLVAVGVLAACSGGAKKEGEAASKKEIIVATNATPKPFNYEENGELTGYEIEVVRAIFKDSDKYDVKFEKTEWSGVFAGLDADRYNMAVSNISYTKERAEKYLYAAPTAKNPNVLVVKKDDPSIKSLDDIGGKSTEVVQGTTSAKQLEDYNKQHSDNPTVLKYTKADFQQIMGRLSDGQFDYKIFDKIGVETVIKDQGLDNLKVIELPSDQQPYVYPLLAKGQDELKTFVDKRIQELYKDGTLEKLSKQFFGDTYLPAEADIK encoded by the coding sequence ATGAAAAAAATCGTTAAATACTCATCTCTTGCTGCTCTAGGACTTGTGGCTGTAGGTGTGTTAGCAGCTTGCTCAGGTGGTGCGAAAAAAGAGGGAGAAGCAGCTAGCAAGAAAGAAATTATCGTTGCAACTAATGCTACACCAAAACCATTCAACTATGAAGAAAATGGCGAATTGACTGGTTACGAAATTGAAGTGGTTCGCGCTATCTTTAAAGACTCTGACAAGTATGATGTCAAGTTTGAGAAGACAGAGTGGTCAGGAGTCTTTGCAGGACTTGATGCTGACCGTTACAATATGGCTGTTAGCAACATCAGCTACACTAAAGAACGTGCTGAAAAATACCTTTATGCAGCTCCAACTGCTAAAAACCCTAACGTTCTTGTAGTGAAAAAAGATGACCCTAGCATCAAATCGCTTGATGATATCGGTGGAAAATCAACAGAAGTTGTTCAAGGGACAACTTCTGCTAAACAGCTAGAAGACTACAACAAACAACATTCAGATAATCCAACTGTCCTAAAGTATACTAAAGCGGACTTCCAACAAATCATGGGACGCTTGAGCGATGGCCAGTTTGACTACAAGATTTTTGATAAAATCGGTGTTGAAACAGTCATCAAGGACCAAGGTTTGGACAACTTGAAAGTCATTGAACTTCCAAGCGACCAACAACCTTACGTTTACCCACTTCTTGCTAAAGGTCAAGATGAGTTGAAAACATTTGTAGACAAACGTATCCAAGAACTCTACAAAGACGGAACTCTTGAAAAGTTGTCTAAACAGTTCTTCGGAGACACTTATCTCCCAGCAGAAGCTGATATTAAATAG
- a CDS encoding MetQ/NlpA family ABC transporter substrate-binding protein, whose protein sequence is MKIKKWLGVAALATVAGLALAACGNSEKKADNETVVKIATVNRSGSEEARWDKIQELVEKDGIKLEFTEFTDYSQPNKATADGEVDLNAFQHYNFLNNWNKENGKDLVAIADTYISPIRLYSGKNGEENKYTKVEEIPDNGEIAVPNDATNESRALYLLQSAGLIKLDVSGTALATVANITENPKNLKITELDASQTARSLSSVDAAVVNNTFVTEAKLDYKKALFKEQADENSKQWYNIIVAKKDWESSPKADAIKKVIAAYHTDEVKKVIEETSDGLDQPVW, encoded by the coding sequence ATGAAAATTAAAAAATGGCTCGGTGTAGCGGCTCTTGCTACAGTCGCAGGTTTGGCTCTTGCAGCTTGCGGAAATTCAGAAAAGAAAGCAGACAACGAAACAGTTGTCAAAATTGCAACAGTTAACCGTAGCGGTTCTGAAGAAGCGCGTTGGGATAAAATCCAAGAATTGGTTGAAAAAGATGGAATTAAATTGGAATTCACAGAGTTCACAGACTATTCACAACCAAACAAGGCAACTGCTGATGGCGAAGTAGACTTGAATGCTTTCCAACACTACAACTTCTTGAACAACTGGAACAAAGAAAACGGGAAAGACCTTGTAGCGATTGCAGATACATATATCTCACCAATCCGCCTTTACTCAGGTAAAAATGGGGAAGAAAACAAGTATACCAAAGTGGAAGAAATCCCAGATAACGGTGAAATCGCCGTACCAAACGATGCAACAAACGAAAGCCGTGCGCTTTACTTGCTTCAATCAGCTGGTTTGATCAAATTGGATGTTTCTGGAACTGCACTTGCAACAGTTGCGAACATTACAGAAAATCCAAAGAACTTGAAGATTACTGAATTGGATGCTAGCCAAACAGCACGTTCATTGTCATCAGTTGATGCTGCTGTTGTAAACAATACCTTCGTTACAGAAGCAAAATTGGACTACAAGAAAGCGCTCTTCAAAGAACAAGCTGATGAAAACTCAAAACAATGGTACAACATCATCGTTGCGAAAAAAGATTGGGAATCATCACCTAAGGCTGATGCCATCAAGAAAGTGATCGCAGCTTACCACACTGATGAAGTGAAAAAAGTTATCGAAGAAACATCAGACGGTTTGGACCAACCAGTTTGGTAA
- a CDS encoding M20 family metallopeptidase, whose amino-acid sequence MVFPSEQEQIEKFERDHIAQHYFEVLRTLISKKSVFAQQVGLKEVANYLGEIFKRVGAEVEIDESYTAPFIMAHFKSSRPDAKTLIFYNHYDTVPADGDQVWTEDPFTLSVRNGFMYGRGVDDDKGHITARLSALRKYMQHHDDLPVNISFIMEGAEESASMDLDKYLEKHADKLRGADLLVWEQGTKNALEQLEISGGNKGIVTFDAKVKSADVDIHSSYGGVVESAPWYLLQALQSLRAADGRILVEGLYEDVQEPNERELALVDTYAQRNPGEISHIYGLELPLLQEDRVAFLKRFFFEPALNIEGIQSGYQGQGVKTILPAEANAKLEVRLVPGLEPHNVLEKIRKQLDKNGFDKVELYYTLGEMSYRSDMSAPAILNVIELAKKFYPQGVSVLPTTAGTGPMHTVFDALEVPMVAFGLGNANSRDHGGDENVRIADYYTHIELVEELIRSYE is encoded by the coding sequence ATGGTTTTTCCTAGCGAACAAGAACAGATTGAAAAATTTGAAAGGGATCATATAGCCCAGCATTATTTTGAGGTTTTGCGTACCTTGATTTCCAAGAAATCAGTCTTTGCCCAGCAGGTTGGACTCAAGGAAGTCGCAAACTATCTGGGTGAGATTTTCAAGCGTGTGGGGGCTGAAGTGGAGATTGATGAGAGCTACACGGCTCCCTTTATCATGGCGCATTTCAAGAGTTCGCGTCCGGATGCCAAGACCTTGATCTTCTATAACCACTATGACACTGTGCCGGCGGATGGTGACCAGGTGTGGACAGAGGATCCTTTTACCCTTTCTGTGCGAAATGGCTTTATGTATGGGCGTGGGGTTGACGACGACAAGGGCCATATCACGGCTCGTTTGAGTGCTCTGAGAAAGTATATGCAGCACCATGATGACCTGCCTGTCAATATCAGCTTTATCATGGAGGGAGCGGAGGAATCCGCTTCTATGGATCTAGATAAGTATTTAGAGAAACATGCAGACAAACTTCGTGGGGCGGACTTGCTAGTCTGGGAACAAGGGACCAAGAACGCCTTGGAGCAGCTAGAAATCTCTGGTGGGAACAAGGGGATTGTGACCTTTGATGCCAAGGTAAAAAGCGCTGATGTCGATATCCACTCTAGTTATGGTGGAGTTGTGGAATCAGCTCCTTGGTATCTCCTTCAAGCCTTACAGTCTCTTCGTGCTGCAGATGGTCGTATCTTGGTCGAAGGCTTGTATGAGGATGTCCAAGAGCCGAATGAACGAGAATTGGCCTTGGTGGATACTTACGCCCAACGAAATCCAGGGGAAATTAGTCACATTTATGGTTTGGAATTGCCTCTCTTACAAGAGGATCGTGTAGCCTTCCTAAAACGTTTCTTTTTTGAGCCAGCCCTTAATATCGAAGGGATTCAGTCAGGTTATCAAGGGCAAGGGGTTAAAACGATTTTGCCAGCAGAAGCTAATGCCAAGTTAGAAGTTCGTTTGGTTCCTGGCCTAGAACCTCACAATGTCCTGGAAAAAATTCGGAAACAGCTAGACAAAAATGGCTTTGATAAGGTAGAATTATACTATACCTTGGGAGAGATGAGCTATCGAAGCGATATGAGCGCACCAGCCATTCTCAATGTGATCGAATTGGCCAAAAAATTCTATCCACAGGGCGTTTCAGTCTTGCCGACTACAGCAGGGACAGGACCTATGCATACGGTCTTTGATGCCCTAGAGGTACCCATGGTGGCCTTCGGTCTAGGAAATGCCAATAGCCGAGACCATGGTGGAGATGAAAACGTGCGAATCGCCGATTACTACACCCATATTGAATTAGTAGAGGAGCTGATTAGAAGCTATGAGTAG
- a CDS encoding methionine ABC transporter ATP-binding protein — protein sequence MSRDIIKLDQIDVTFHQKKRTITAVKDVTIHIQEGDIYGIVGYSGAGKSTLVRVINLLQKPSAGKITIDNDVIFDGKVTLTAEQLRRKRQDIGMIFQHFNLMSQKTAEENVAFALKHSGLSKEEKKAKVAKLLDLVGLADRAENYPSQLSGGQKQRVAIARALANDPKILISDESTSALDPKTTKQILTLLQDLNQKLGLTVVLITHEMQIVKDIANRVAVMQDGRLIEEGSVLEIFSDPKQSLTQDFISTATGIDEAMVKIEKQEIVEHLSENSILVQLKYAGASTDEPLLNELYKHYQVTANILYGNIEILDSTPVGELVVVLSGEKAALAGAQEAIRQAGVQLKVLKGGQ from the coding sequence ATGAGTAGAGATATTATCAAGTTAGATCAGATCGATGTGACTTTTCACCAAAAGAAAAGAACCATCACAGCGGTCAAAGATGTGACTATTCACATCCAAGAAGGGGATATCTACGGAATCGTTGGATATTCTGGAGCAGGGAAATCAACCCTTGTACGGGTGATTAACCTCTTGCAAAAGCCATCTGCAGGAAAAATTACCATTGATAACGACGTCATTTTTGATGGCAAGGTGACCTTGACGGCAGAGCAGCTGCGTCGTAAACGTCAGGATATCGGGATGATTTTCCAGCATTTTAACCTGATGAGTCAAAAGACGGCAGAGGAAAATGTAGCCTTTGCCCTTAAACACTCTGGACTCAGCAAGGAAGAAAAGAAGGCCAAAGTAGCTAAGTTGTTAGACTTGGTTGGCTTGGCGGATCGTGCTGAAAACTACCCTTCACAACTATCAGGAGGGCAAAAACAGCGTGTGGCCATTGCGCGTGCCTTGGCCAATGATCCAAAAATCTTGATTTCAGATGAGTCAACGTCTGCTCTTGACCCTAAGACAACCAAGCAGATTTTGACCTTATTGCAAGATTTGAACCAAAAATTAGGTTTGACTGTTGTTTTGATTACACACGAAATGCAGATTGTCAAAGACATTGCTAATCGTGTGGCAGTCATGCAGGATGGCCGTTTGATTGAAGAGGGTAGTGTCCTTGAAATCTTCTCAGACCCTAAACAATCTTTGACCCAAGACTTCATCTCTACTGCAACAGGTATTGACGAAGCCATGGTCAAGATTGAGAAGCAAGAAATCGTAGAGCATTTATCTGAGAACAGTATCTTAGTGCAGCTCAAGTATGCAGGGGCTTCGACAGACGAGCCACTTTTGAATGAATTGTACAAACATTACCAAGTAACGGCTAATATCCTTTATGGAAATATCGAAATTCTCGATAGCACTCCTGTTGGAGAATTGGTTGTGGTCTTGTCAGGTGAAAAAGCAGCGCTAGCAGGTGCTCAAGAAGCTATCCGTCAAGCGGGTGTCCAGTTAAAAGTATTGAAGGGAGGACAGTAG
- a CDS encoding methionine ABC transporter permease produces the protein MTELIQTYLPNVYKMGWAGQAGWGTAIYLTLYMTVLSFIIGGFLGLVAGLFLVLTAPGGVLENKVIFWILDKITSIFRAVPFIILLAIMSPLSHLIVKTSIGPNAALVPLSFAVFAFFARQVQVVLAELDGGVIEAAQASGATFWDIVGVYLSEGLPDLIRVTTVTLISLVGETAMAGAVGAGGIGNVAIAYGFNRYNHDVTILATIIIILIIFTIQFLGDFLTKKLSHK, from the coding sequence ATGACAGAGTTGATTCAAACTTACTTACCAAATGTCTATAAGATGGGCTGGGCTGGTCAAGCAGGCTGGGGAACAGCCATTTATCTAACCCTTTATATGACAGTTCTTTCCTTCATTATTGGAGGGTTCTTGGGGCTTGTTGCAGGTCTTTTCCTCGTCTTGACAGCACCAGGCGGTGTCTTGGAAAATAAGGTTATCTTTTGGATTTTAGACAAGATTACCTCTATTTTCCGTGCGGTTCCTTTCATCATCCTCTTGGCAATCATGTCGCCACTGTCTCACTTGATTGTAAAGACTAGTATCGGGCCAAATGCAGCCCTTGTCCCACTTTCTTTTGCAGTCTTTGCCTTCTTTGCCCGTCAGGTGCAGGTGGTCTTGGCTGAGCTGGATGGTGGTGTCATTGAGGCGGCGCAGGCTAGTGGAGCGACATTCTGGGACATCGTGGGTGTTTACCTATCAGAAGGTTTGCCAGATTTGATTCGTGTGACGACTGTGACCTTGATTTCCCTTGTTGGGGAAACAGCTATGGCGGGAGCGGTCGGAGCTGGTGGTATTGGTAACGTAGCCATCGCTTATGGATTTAACCGCTACAATCACGATGTGACTATCTTGGCAACCATCATTATCATCTTGATTATCTTTACAATCCAATTCTTGGGAGATTTCTTGACCAAGAAATTAAGTCATAAATAA
- the dltB gene encoding D-alanyl-lipoteichoic acid biosynthesis protein DltB encodes MNYFEGNEFFLLLFVVLLIGFVVNFFEKRKDYYILTLSLLFAGAIYGKSRAMMVYLLAFVIYQYSLVFLAQRIEAKRLKPLVFLSILPLVINKVFALTSLHLLAFIGISYMSFKTIQIMLEISDGLIKEKISVKDYLQFLLFFPTVSAGPIDRSRRFLKEINDVMPRKEYLELAGDGVYRIVLGLLYKVVLSTYVYQILLALSNTGTVVYSIKYMYLYTLYLFFDFAGYSLMAVGSSNILGIQTPMNFNKPFLSVDIKDFWTRWHITLSTWLRDFVFSRVLMQVIRKKWFKNRLHNATYAYMVNMLVMGFWHGLSVSYILYGFYHGVLMAGFEVYQKKSNFYKKNKNKNWYKLLSWFVTMNLVMIGFFIFSGEPYKILLTILKR; translated from the coding sequence ATGAATTATTTCGAGGGGAATGAGTTTTTCCTTCTCTTGTTTGTAGTTTTACTGATTGGTTTTGTGGTAAACTTTTTTGAAAAACGTAAAGACTACTATATTTTGACGCTCTCCCTCTTATTTGCAGGAGCTATTTATGGCAAGAGTAGAGCAATGATGGTCTATTTACTCGCCTTTGTCATTTACCAATATTCTCTAGTTTTTCTAGCACAGAGGATAGAAGCAAAGCGACTGAAACCACTGGTTTTTCTTTCCATTCTTCCTTTGGTGATCAATAAAGTCTTTGCCTTGACTTCTCTGCATTTGTTGGCCTTTATTGGAATTTCTTACATGTCCTTTAAGACCATTCAGATTATGCTAGAAATATCGGATGGCTTGATTAAAGAAAAAATCAGTGTAAAAGATTATTTACAGTTTTTGCTCTTTTTTCCAACAGTTAGTGCTGGTCCGATTGATCGGAGTAGGAGATTTTTAAAAGAGATAAACGATGTCATGCCTCGAAAAGAGTATCTAGAGTTAGCAGGGGACGGTGTGTATCGTATCGTTCTAGGCCTTCTTTACAAGGTTGTTTTGTCAACCTATGTGTACCAGATATTACTCGCTCTAAGCAATACTGGCACAGTCGTTTACTCAATTAAATATATGTACCTTTACACCCTGTATCTATTCTTCGACTTTGCAGGCTATAGTCTAATGGCCGTTGGAAGTAGTAATATTCTAGGTATTCAGACACCGATGAACTTTAACAAACCTTTCTTGAGTGTTGATATCAAGGATTTCTGGACTAGATGGCATATTACCTTGTCGACCTGGTTGAGAGATTTTGTATTTTCAAGAGTATTGATGCAGGTTATCAGGAAAAAATGGTTTAAAAACAGGCTACACAATGCAACCTATGCCTATATGGTCAATATGTTGGTCATGGGTTTTTGGCATGGTCTTAGTGTTAGCTACATTCTTTATGGTTTTTACCATGGTGTCTTGATGGCTGGATTTGAAGTGTATCAAAAGAAAAGCAATTTTTATAAGAAAAATAAAAACAAAAATTGGTATAAGCTACTAAGTTGGTTTGTGACCATGAATTTGGTTATGATTGGTTTCTTTATCTTTTCAGGTGAACCCTATAAAATCTTACTTACGATTTTAAAGAGATAA
- the dltD gene encoding D-alanyl-lipoteichoic acid biosynthesis protein DltD, translated as MIKLKAFLLSLVLVIATLALLNVTYVKKIDDYYKVKDNSIRYSTSYEKYKSRDILTSNITPNTLVLMGSSELVATINEDYHPNKIFNYNDFNIMQIGTSYSQNIIQASTLASIEGSMSKRKVAIVESVQWFEKDGTHQDAFLNKASQEHIFHMLDNDKISKETKEKLINRIIEITKGNKQQNDIYKKYKSYFIDGKGTIVDKKLLELDNAMYSFKLKRKFYENHEKSDYPSSGDKTPDYDWQKMTNQFVEEVKKKTDNNDYAVDNNYYNTYLKDRYASLKDSNKDLSYLESPEYSDMELFLTVAKELGIEVEVIIFPVNGKWNDYTGVSREMREKTYKKIEDVAKSHGATVLNYGNREYDDYFLFDVMHVGVKGWMEVEKELYKFANQAN; from the coding sequence ATGATTAAATTAAAAGCATTTTTACTATCGCTTGTGCTCGTAATTGCGACGCTTGCCCTTTTAAATGTGACATATGTCAAGAAGATTGATGATTATTATAAAGTCAAGGATAACAGTATTCGTTATAGCACCTCGTATGAAAAATATAAAAGTAGAGATATTTTAACAAGCAATATTACTCCCAATACATTGGTTCTAATGGGTTCTTCAGAGTTGGTTGCGACGATAAATGAAGACTATCATCCAAATAAAATTTTTAACTACAACGATTTTAATATCATGCAGATTGGGACTAGTTATTCTCAAAACATCATTCAGGCTTCTACTTTAGCCTCTATTGAAGGATCTATGAGTAAGCGAAAAGTGGCTATAGTAGAGTCGGTTCAGTGGTTTGAAAAAGATGGGACTCATCAAGATGCCTTTTTGAACAAGGCTTCTCAGGAACATATTTTTCACATGCTAGATAATGACAAGATTAGTAAAGAAACGAAAGAAAAACTAATCAATCGCATTATCGAGATTACCAAGGGGAACAAGCAACAAAATGACATCTACAAAAAATACAAAAGTTATTTCATAGATGGAAAAGGAACCATTGTTGATAAAAAACTATTAGAATTAGATAACGCGATGTATTCCTTTAAGCTCAAACGAAAATTTTATGAAAATCATGAGAAATCAGATTATCCCTCATCAGGAGATAAAACCCCAGACTATGATTGGCAGAAAATGACGAATCAGTTTGTGGAAGAGGTCAAAAAGAAAACAGACAATAATGACTATGCTGTTGATAATAACTACTACAATACTTACTTAAAAGATCGCTATGCATCGCTGAAAGATTCCAATAAAGATTTGAGCTATCTGGAGTCACCAGAATATTCAGATATGGAACTCTTCTTGACAGTTGCCAAAGAATTGGGCATTGAAGTTGAGGTTATTATTTTCCCAGTAAACGGGAAATGGAACGACTACACTGGTGTCTCAAGAGAAATGCGAGAAAAAACTTATAAAAAAATAGAAGATGTCGCAAAAAGCCATGGTGCAACGGTACTAAACTATGGAAACAGAGAGTATGATGATTACTTTTTATTTGACGTGATGCACGTTGGAGTGAAAGGATGGATGGAAGTTGAAAAAGAACTTTACAAATTTGCAAACCAAGCTAACTAA
- a CDS encoding MptD family putative ECF transporter S component: protein MKKNILTTLLAAVLYFLCVGIGVFLGHLVDQTGNMFYAPAFSALVGGSVYMLLLTKVPRFGSITTLGLFMALFFLASKHGAGTFLPGIICGLAADAIARLGNYKDRIKNTLSFFVFAFSTSGPILLMWISPKAYVATLLARGKSQEYIDRIMVAPELDKILLFVISILLGALMGAVIGQFLSQKIADKL from the coding sequence ATGAAGAAAAATATCTTAACCACCCTCTTAGCCGCCGTCCTCTACTTTCTCTGTGTGGGGATTGGAGTCTTCCTAGGACACCTGGTCGACCAGACAGGTAATATGTTCTACGCACCTGCCTTTTCTGCCCTTGTCGGTGGCAGTGTCTACATGCTTCTTTTGACGAAGGTCCCTCGTTTTGGCTCTATCACCACTTTAGGTCTTTTTATGGCACTTTTTTTCCTAGCTAGCAAACATGGTGCTGGTACCTTTCTTCCAGGTATCATCTGTGGTCTTGCAGCAGATGCCATCGCTCGTCTCGGTAACTACAAAGATCGAATCAAAAACACCCTCTCCTTCTTCGTCTTTGCTTTCAGCACAAGTGGCCCTATCCTCCTCATGTGGATCAGCCCCAAAGCTTACGTGGCCACCTTACTCGCGCGTGGAAAATCCCAAGAATACATTGACCGTATCATGGTCGCTCCAGAGTTGGACAAAATCCTTCTCTTTGTCATAAGTATCCTCCTAGGCGCCTTGATGGGAGCTGTTATTGGCCAATTTCTAAGTCAAAAAATAGCTGATAAACTATAA
- a CDS encoding YesL family protein, translating into MGKFLEFVFNRIFLGMIATAYFWLLTLAGGVVFGLAPASATLMSLYAEHGYTYRAYHLKEAWELYKSNFVKSNLTFYSFVFVDLVLVYGLYLLVQLPHQTIFHLLATFLNVLVVALVFLAYTVSLKLQVYFDLSYQNTLKLSLIGIFMSLPAITKVLLGTTLLVGVGYYMPALLFFVGIGMWHFFISDMLEPIYESIHEKLATK; encoded by the coding sequence ATGGGAAAATTTCTAGAATTCGTCTTTAATCGTATCTTTTTAGGAATGATTGCGACAGCTTATTTCTGGCTATTAACACTAGCAGGAGGAGTGGTCTTTGGTTTGGCACCAGCTAGTGCCACCCTTATGAGTTTGTATGCGGAGCACGGTTATACCTATCGAGCATACCATTTGAAGGAAGCTTGGGAATTGTATAAGAGCAATTTTGTCAAGAGCAATCTGACTTTCTATAGTTTTGTGTTTGTGGATCTTGTACTGGTTTATGGTTTGTATCTTCTAGTTCAATTGCCCCACCAGACGATTTTCCACCTCTTGGCGACCTTTCTCAATGTCCTTGTAGTTGCTCTTGTCTTTCTAGCCTACACTGTTTCCTTGAAACTTCAGGTGTACTTTGATTTATCCTACCAAAATACTTTGAAACTGTCCCTTATTGGGATTTTTATGAGCTTACCTGCGATTACCAAGGTTTTACTTGGGACGACTCTCCTTGTAGGAGTTGGTTATTATATGCCTGCCTTGCTCTTTTTTGTAGGAATTGGAATGTGGCATTTCTTTATCAGTGATATGTTGGAACCTATTTATGAAAGTATCCATGAAAAATTGGCGACAAAATAG